Proteins encoded together in one Impatiens glandulifera chromosome 1, dImpGla2.1, whole genome shotgun sequence window:
- the LOC124937350 gene encoding uncharacterized protein LOC124937350: protein MNACRLCFIFIPSYIKHNKEASSMSCIADTNYLSESSKGIEEASQVNIAAGSYILCGESSKQHLASLVELGDDTDRCVSFLGFSSSRQVQGERRTRNSFGFRLLRLDFSYHLDRQIVFMVFVLTRQSVQIVGAITGNQSLASP, encoded by the exons ATGAATGCATGTAGgctttgtttcatttttattccTAGTTATATCAAACATAATAAAGAGGCGTCATCAATGTCGTGCATTGCTGACACAAATTACCTCTCAGAATCTTCAAAGGGCATAGAAGAGGCAAGCCAAGTCAACATTGCAGCTGGAAG CTACATTCTTTGTGGGGAATCATCCAAGCAACACTTGGCTTCTTTAG TGGAATTGGGAGACGATACTGATAGGTGTGTATCGTTTCTTGGCTTTTCTTCTTCTCGCCAGGTTCAGG gggaaagaagaacaagaaactCTTTTGGGTTCCGGCTATTGCGCCTTGATTTCAGTTATCATCTCGACAGACAGATTGTGTTTATGGTTTTTGTGCTGACAAGACAAAGTGTCCAAATT gtgGGGGCCATCACAGGGAATCAATCCTTGGCCTCTCCATAA